A stretch of DNA from Brevibacillus ruminantium:
GGTAGCCGGCTTTTGCTCGTCACAGCTCTTGCAAAGAATCATCCGTTGATTTGAGAGTGCGGCTGCCCGCTGCGATCACCGCAAATGATCTGAAGAGCCGGAGGCATTCGCGTAGTAACGGCAAAGGAAATGCGCTATGATGAAAAAACTGGTGGCGTTTTCGGATAGCTGTGGAAGAAGCCAGGGAAACAGTGCAGAAAGTGAGGAGAGAAGATGAATCCAATCCGCTTTGAACGCAGACGTTACACGGGGGGCGCAACTCCGATCGAAAGGCTGGCTCGATTTTCAGAATGTCTCGGCGGCCCGACGGTTTATATCAAGCGAGATGATCAGCTTGGACTGGCAGCGGGAGGAAACAAAACGAGGAAGCTGGAGTATCTCGTAGCCGATGCGATCAAGCAAGGTGCCGATACACTGATCACCTGCGGAGCTGTTCAATCCAACCACTGCCGCTTGACGCTTGCAGCTGCCGTGCGGGAGGGGCTCTCCTGCCAATTGGTGCTAAGCGAGCCCGAAACAGGCTATCAGCCGCACGCCAGCGGCAATCATTTGCTGTTTCATCTGATGGGAGCGGAAAAAATCGAGGTGATTCCCGCAGATGGTGACATGCAGGAGTCAATGGAAAAGCTGGCGGCTGCTCTCGAACGAGAAGGCAGGAAAGCGTATCTGATCCCGGTCGGCGGCTCCAGTGAGGTAGGTACGCTGGGATACATGGCCTGTGCAGAAGAGATCGAGCAGCAGTCCCTGGAGCTGGGGATTCCCTTTGACTACGTCGTGACGGCAACAGGAAGCGCCGGTACGCAGGCCGGGCTGATTGCCGGTTTTGCTGCTCGTCAGTCGAGTAGTTCGGTCATCGGGATCAATGTCAGCCGAGACCGTGAAAGTCAGGAGAAAAAAGTGCAAGAGCTGCTCCTTTCTACGGCAGAATTCGTCGGACTAAAGGGAGAATTGCCCGCGTCACTGGTGCGTTGTGAAGATGAGTATGTGGGGCCGGGCTACGCCATCCCGACAGCGGAAATGGTAGAGGCTGTGAAGCTTTTGGCCCGGACGGAAGGCATTCTGCTCGATCCGGTATACACAGGAAAAGCCATGGCGGGGTTAATCGGTCTGATTCGCCGGGGAGCTTTTCGGAAAGAGGACCGCGTACTCTTCTTGCACACAGGCGGGACACCTGCATTGTATACCTATGCGGACACATTTTTTTCGGAAATGTAAGGATTTCTTTTGCAGGAAGCCGGCGCGTTTTACGCCGGTTTTTTTATGGGCAGATCTATGAAAA
This window harbors:
- the cuyA gene encoding D-cysteate sulfo-lyase; this translates as MNPIRFERRRYTGGATPIERLARFSECLGGPTVYIKRDDQLGLAAGGNKTRKLEYLVADAIKQGADTLITCGAVQSNHCRLTLAAAVREGLSCQLVLSEPETGYQPHASGNHLLFHLMGAEKIEVIPADGDMQESMEKLAAALEREGRKAYLIPVGGSSEVGTLGYMACAEEIEQQSLELGIPFDYVVTATGSAGTQAGLIAGFAARQSSSSVIGINVSRDRESQEKKVQELLLSTAEFVGLKGELPASLVRCEDEYVGPGYAIPTAEMVEAVKLLARTEGILLDPVYTGKAMAGLIGLIRRGAFRKEDRVLFLHTGGTPALYTYADTFFSEM